The Verrucomicrobiia bacterium sequence GCACCGGCCACGGCTCCATCTACGTCCCCGCCGCCAAAGTCCACCAGGTCCGCATGCAGCTCGCCGCCAAGGGCCTCCCCAAAAACGAATCCGGCGTCGGCTTCGAAATCTTCGACAAGCCCAATTTCGGCATCTCCGACTTCGTCCAGCGCGCCAATTACCTCCGTGCCCTCCAGGGCGAGCTGGCCCGCACCATCAGCCAGCTCGACGAGGTCGAGGCCGCCCGCGTCATGATCGTCATCCCGGAAAACCGCTTGCTGGCCGACAATTCCCGCCGCCCCACCGCCTCCGTCTTCATCAAAACCAAAGGCCTGGCCCAGCTCTCCGCCTCCTCCGTCAGCGCCATCCAATTCCTCGTCGCCAACTCCGTCGAGGGCCTCCAGCCCAGCCGCGTCAGCGTCGTGGACAACCGCGGCAACGTCCTGTCCCAGGAGGCCGAGGGCGATTCCGTCGCCGGCCTCACCGCCACCCAGCTCGCCGCCCGCAAAAATCTCGAAACCTACCTCTCCAAAAAAGCCGAGGGCATGCTCGAAAAAGTTGTCGGCCCCGGCCAGGCCGTCGTCCGCGTCTCCGCCGAAATCAACTTCGACAGCCTCACCCGCACCGAGGAAAAGGTGGACCCCGACAGCCAGGTCATCCGCGTCTCCACCTTGAACGACGAAAGCACCGACACCACCAACGCCGGCGGCCCCGGCGGCGTCCCCGGCGTCACCGCCAACGCCGTCACCGACACCAACGCCCACCCCTCTGCCTCCACCGCCTCCCTCAACAAATCCACCACCAAGAAAAAAACCACCAACAATCAATATGATTTCAGCCGCACCACCAGCAACATGACCCAGTTGGCCGGCGGCATCAAACGCCTCAGCGCCGCCGTCTTCATCGCCGCCCGCGTCTCCGGCTCCGGCACCAACCGCGTGGTCGAACCCCGCTCCCCCGAGGAACTCCAGAAACTCCGCCGCATCGTCCAAAGCGCCCTCGGCATCGTCGAAGCCGACCCCCAGCGCCGCGATGAAATCGTCCTGGAAGAAATGCCATTCAACGACGCCCTCGAAACCGAAGTCGCCCACCAGCTCCAGCAGCAGGAGCGCCGCCAGTTCTGGATGGAACTCCTCCCCAAAGTCGCCTATCCCGCCCTCGCCCTGGCCGTGCTAATCCTCTTCT is a genomic window containing:
- the fliF gene encoding flagellar basal-body MS-ring/collar protein FliF, which produces MNLALAQLGQQLAAIWKQLGLNQRLSVVLAGAVVVGGLVSIILWSSRTDYALLYGRLEDAEAAKVLAALDDAKIPYRTGHGSIYVPAAKVHQVRMQLAAKGLPKNESGVGFEIFDKPNFGISDFVQRANYLRALQGELARTISQLDEVEAARVMIVIPENRLLADNSRRPTASVFIKTKGLAQLSASSVSAIQFLVANSVEGLQPSRVSVVDNRGNVLSQEAEGDSVAGLTATQLAARKNLETYLSKKAEGMLEKVVGPGQAVVRVSAEINFDSLTRTEEKVDPDSQVIRVSTLNDESTDTTNAGGPGGVPGVTANAVTDTNAHPSASTASLNKSTTKKKTTNNQYDFSRTTSNMTQLAGGIKRLSAAVFIAARVSGSGTNRVVEPRSPEELQKLRRIVQSALGIVEADPQRRDEIVLEEMPFNDALETEVAHQLQQQERRQFWMELLPKVAYPALALAVLILFFRMLRRTADEIIPIGVPLGHGNGHGNGHGNGHGKLGNGRPKPVLARSSSGEEEVISVEALNQLIRENPDNMSQAIRAWMLRGRAND